Proteins encoded within one genomic window of Bacillus sp. F19:
- a CDS encoding polysaccharide biosynthesis protein: MTYHRRLSLLILVDSFIVLSAIFFSRFLLEADLHVLTIPLVISSMTLLISHHIFSFIYKLYNKAWEYASIGELLIIFKAITYSIAATAVMQQLIETEVHFRLLAVTWMIHMLLIGGSRFCWRMVRDTYISKSISKKRTLIIGAGSAGTMVARQLKKNADTDMYPVAFIDDNVHKQKLDILGIPVIGGVSTIEEKVHELEIENIIIAIPSLSKKGLQNIFNECLKTKAKTQIIPMLEDLITGKVSVNQIREVRVEDLLGRKPVELDIESISDNISGKVVLVTGAGGSIGSEICRQITKFKPKKLILLGHGENSIYSIEMELRAEAEKHQIELVTEIADLQDEKKMFDVMGRHLPYIVYHAAAHKHVPLMERNPEEAVKNNVIGTRNAASAARWANVEIFVMVSTDKAVNPTSVMGATKKLAEMLVQHFDQISKTKFVAVRFGNVLGSRGSVIPLFKKQIEEGGPVTITHPEMVRYFMTIPEASRLVLQAGSLARGGEIFVLDMGEPVKIIDLAKNLIKMSGHSLDDIDIEVTGMRPGEKLFEELLKDDEVHEQQVYPKIYVGKTTTLYIEEIHHIIDTFSEMEKNELREQLLDLANHRVPIKELLSIPS; this comes from the coding sequence ATGACCTACCATCGAAGGCTGTCATTATTAATTTTAGTTGATTCATTTATCGTTCTTTCTGCCATCTTCTTCAGCCGATTCCTTCTAGAGGCAGACCTGCATGTCCTTACAATCCCATTAGTCATCAGCTCAATGACCTTATTAATCAGTCATCATATTTTTTCATTCATATATAAGCTATATAACAAGGCCTGGGAATATGCGAGCATCGGGGAACTGCTTATTATTTTTAAAGCTATAACATACTCAATCGCAGCTACTGCTGTTATGCAGCAGCTGATTGAAACTGAAGTGCATTTTAGACTGCTGGCTGTGACTTGGATGATTCATATGCTTTTAATAGGCGGATCTCGTTTTTGCTGGAGAATGGTCCGTGATACATATATAAGCAAATCAATCAGCAAGAAAAGAACGTTAATAATCGGTGCAGGTTCAGCAGGAACCATGGTTGCAAGGCAGCTGAAAAAGAATGCCGATACTGATATGTATCCAGTTGCTTTTATTGATGATAATGTTCACAAACAGAAACTTGATATTCTTGGCATTCCGGTTATTGGCGGTGTAAGTACAATAGAAGAAAAAGTCCATGAGCTTGAAATTGAAAATATTATCATAGCTATACCTTCTTTAAGCAAAAAAGGACTCCAGAATATTTTCAACGAATGCCTAAAAACAAAAGCAAAAACACAAATCATTCCCATGCTTGAAGATTTAATAACCGGAAAAGTTTCTGTCAATCAAATCCGAGAAGTCCGTGTAGAAGATCTTTTAGGACGCAAGCCTGTTGAACTTGATATTGAAAGCATTTCTGACAATATTTCAGGAAAAGTCGTTCTCGTTACTGGGGCTGGAGGATCAATCGGCTCAGAAATATGCAGACAGATTACAAAGTTTAAACCAAAGAAGCTGATCCTTTTGGGTCACGGAGAAAATAGCATTTACTCCATCGAAATGGAGCTGAGAGCAGAAGCAGAAAAACATCAGATTGAACTTGTCACCGAAATTGCGGATCTTCAGGATGAGAAAAAAATGTTTGATGTCATGGGCAGGCATCTGCCCTATATAGTGTACCATGCAGCCGCCCATAAACATGTGCCGCTAATGGAACGAAATCCAGAAGAAGCTGTCAAAAACAACGTTATAGGTACACGTAATGCTGCAAGTGCTGCGAGATGGGCCAACGTTGAGATCTTTGTCATGGTTTCAACAGATAAAGCTGTAAATCCCACTAGCGTCATGGGTGCAACTAAAAAACTCGCTGAAATGCTGGTCCAGCACTTTGACCAGATCAGCAAGACAAAATTTGTAGCCGTCCGCTTTGGAAATGTTTTAGGAAGCAGAGGCAGCGTGATACCGCTTTTTAAGAAGCAAATTGAAGAAGGCGGCCCTGTAACTATCACCCATCCTGAAATGGTCCGTTATTTCATGACTATTCCGGAAGCATCAAGGCTTGTCCTTCAGGCAGGCTCACTTGCACGTGGCGGAGAAATCTTTGTACTTGATATGGGCGAACCTGTCAAAATTATTGATCTAGCTAAAAACCTAATAAAAATGTCAGGTCATTCACTTGATGACATTGATATTGAAGTCACCGGCATGAGGCCTGGCGAAAAGCTGTTTGAAGAATTGCTTAAAGATGATGAAGTTCATGAACAGCAAGTGTATCCTAAAATCTACGTAGGAAAAACAACTACTCTCTATATAGAAGAAATACATCATATCATTGATACTTTTTCGGAAATGGAGAAAAACGAATTGCGTGAACAGCTGTTAGATCTTGCTAATCACCGTGTTCCTATTAAAGAACTATTGTCGATACCGAGTTAA
- a CDS encoding CpsD/CapB family tyrosine-protein kinase, with protein sequence MVQNPFNTVPPRKKSLISYFNPNSRISDQYRTILTNLQFASIDQKYRSLLITSPGYGEGKSTTVTNLAVSFALQGEKVLLIDGDLRKPAIHNAFKLENNVGLTNVLIGNAVLGEAIHQTEIGRLAILTSGSIPHNPSEIIASQAMKDLMAQLFDQYDLILFDCPPVLDVVDTKILANECDGVVLVVNNGKTDKEEALEANKILSAVRATLLGIVLNEYK encoded by the coding sequence TTGGTTCAAAATCCATTTAACACCGTTCCTCCGAGAAAAAAAAGCTTAATTTCTTATTTTAATCCCAACAGCAGGATATCAGATCAGTATCGCACGATCCTTACAAATCTGCAATTTGCATCTATTGATCAGAAGTATCGCTCACTTCTTATTACCTCTCCAGGGTATGGAGAAGGGAAGTCTACCACTGTCACAAATCTTGCGGTTTCATTTGCTCTTCAGGGAGAAAAAGTACTGCTCATTGACGGTGATTTAAGAAAGCCTGCCATACATAATGCTTTTAAACTTGAAAATAACGTTGGACTAACAAATGTTTTAATAGGAAATGCCGTTTTAGGTGAAGCGATTCACCAAACAGAGATTGGAAGGCTGGCTATTTTAACAAGCGGATCGATACCGCATAATCCTTCCGAAATCATTGCATCTCAGGCAATGAAAGACTTGATGGCCCAACTGTTTGATCAATACGATTTGATTTTGTTTGACTGTCCGCCTGTTCTTGATGTGGTTGATACGAAAATCTTAGCCAATGAATGTGATGGAGTAGTACTGGTCGTTAACAACGGCAAAACAGATAAAGAAGAAGCGTTAGAAGCAAACAAAATCCTGTCAGCTGTAAGAGCAACACTGCTCGGAATCGTGCTCAACGAATACAAATAA
- a CDS encoding capsular biosynthesis protein, translating to MKNPNFHDEPLISGKEKEIDLKEIFTVIKRRFWMIAVITLFTTFLAGFYSYFYTSPLYATSTRIMINTTAETINTLNVIIKDPAVLEKVAAKLKLPRSGEALSGQINAETIGSSQIINISVIDSNPVLAAKIANTTAEIFKDEIPRFIVIDGMKILAIAKPNYYPINENHSRYIMMGVIAGIIIGVGLVFLLDSLDDSIRTKREVEEIFDAPILGAVSKMSKRNTTKGNVKKKQPLRSETFGSKSI from the coding sequence ATGAAAAATCCAAATTTTCATGACGAACCTCTGATTTCCGGAAAAGAAAAGGAAATCGACCTTAAAGAAATTTTCACAGTTATTAAAAGGCGTTTTTGGATGATTGCGGTGATTACGCTGTTTACAACTTTTTTAGCCGGATTTTACAGTTACTTTTATACTAGCCCTTTGTATGCCACATCTACCCGTATCATGATTAATACGACTGCAGAAACAATAAACACACTGAACGTCATTATTAAGGATCCAGCTGTTCTTGAGAAAGTAGCTGCAAAGCTGAAATTGCCCCGTTCAGGAGAAGCTCTCAGCGGCCAGATTAATGCAGAAACGATAGGAAGCTCACAAATTATCAATATTTCAGTGATAGACTCAAATCCAGTACTAGCAGCTAAAATCGCTAATACGACAGCTGAAATCTTTAAAGATGAAATTCCAAGGTTTATTGTCATTGACGGCATGAAGATATTAGCTATAGCCAAGCCAAACTATTATCCTATCAATGAAAATCATTCCCGATATATTATGATGGGAGTTATTGCAGGAATCATCATTGGAGTCGGCCTGGTCTTCCTGCTGGATTCACTGGATGACAGTATCCGCACCAAGAGAGAGGTAGAAGAGATATTTGATGCACCAATTCTGGGTGCTGTTTCAAAAATGTCAAAGCGGAATACAACAAAAGGAAATGTAAAAAAAAAACAGCCATTAAGGAGTGAAACCTTTGGTTCAAAATCCATTTAA
- a CDS encoding helix-turn-helix domain-containing protein, producing MVGDRLRELRQEKGYSISELSELAGVSKSYLSYIERNIQKNPSLQFLRKIAMTLEVDLEYLLGHERNQFSENIDDEWRELLNKAIEDGLSKKEFKDFQEYAKFKKWKHGKRQISEFIIDDKTPGSK from the coding sequence ATGGTTGGTGATCGGTTACGGGAGCTAAGACAGGAAAAGGGGTATTCAATTAGCGAGCTTTCAGAGCTTGCCGGAGTTTCAAAATCTTATTTAAGTTATATCGAACGCAATATTCAAAAAAACCCGTCGCTGCAGTTTCTTCGTAAAATTGCCATGACTCTCGAGGTAGATTTAGAATATCTTCTAGGGCATGAAAGGAATCAGTTTAGTGAAAACATTGATGATGAGTGGCGGGAGTTATTGAACAAAGCAATTGAAGATGGACTAAGCAAAAAGGAATTTAAAGACTTTCAGGAATACGCCAAATTCAAAAAGTGGAAGCATGGAAAAAGGCAGATATCTGAATTTATTATTGATGATAAGACGCCTGGTTCTAAATAA